DNA sequence from the Larus michahellis chromosome Z, bLarMic1.1, whole genome shotgun sequence genome:
TCATCTCGATCCCATTTGGGCTGGTCGCAACATGGGTTCTCGACAGCGTGGGGCTCAGATGTGCTGTGAGTTGAACTGTTCTGTTTCCTTGTGGGCATTTCACCTAGAGGTAGCAGTAGCTGCACAAAGTATTAACATGCGTACTGTGAATTGTAGTCTTGCCAAATGCTGCAAAGAATGAGCATGTTGAAAGCTCTGTCCTAGTTTGGCAATAGCAGTCACATCACTTGTGAGGTGGGCAACAGTGGGAAAAGTTAGGGTAATGTTGCATTCATACTTGCCTTTTCCTGCTTCAGTTTTTGTCGTCTTAGACAACTGACAGGGACGGATGCTGTGAGCTGAGTCTGTGAAGAGCTTACTGTAATTGGGTAGATTTGATAAGGAAAAGTGTTAGCACAGctattttgtttgctgtttaagGAGCAGCAGGGCATGGTGCAAGCAAGGGACCACTGTGAGCTCACAGGTTGGTCTATGCTAAGCCAGCTTGGAATCTCTACACTGTCTTCCCAGAAGCAAGAGTGTTGTGGAACGTGTCACTGAAACTCTAGCATGCTAGTGGTAGAGAAGAGCGTTTGCAGGATCCGTATACTGGATGATTATTGCCATCATCTTTGGATTGTCACAGCAATATACGGGTGATGGTGCAAACTTGCAAACAGAGTGTGATTAGTGAACTTTGGATTTCTAATCAATTCCATGACCATGTCTGTTGCCTTGCATAAGCTACATTGTGGTGTAGTTCTCATGTAGGGCCAGGACAGCCACCTTGCTCCCTAAGGAGCAATGTTGGATCAGGAGCATCTTGCAGTTGCCCAAAGGGGTGGCGGTGGTCTGCAGGCAACTTTCCATGCAGTGATTACTGACACTCAGTGTCTCCTGTAATGCATCCGAGACCCTGCTCATGCTAGTCTGTTGCATTAAGTTCTGCCATTCAGCCTTCATCACACAACCCCTGCCTGTTTCTGCTTGCTGCAGGTGATCCTGAGTGCATGGCTGAACATGACGGGTAGCATCATCCGGATATTCAGCGTCCTCAAGTTCCTGAGCTTGGGTTCCCAGAGTTACTGGTACCTGTTTATTGGGCAATGCCTCTGTGCGCTGGCACAGCCCCTTATCATCTTTTCACCCACAAAACTGGCAGCACTATGGTTCCCAGACCACCAGAGAGCAACAGCAAATATGATCGCATCAATGTGTAAGTGACAGCTGCAAAGTAATATTGCGGGCTCCCAGGACTTGCTAGCATTTGTTTGTCtttcagaggcagcaggcagagaaagCCGTCTACACACAGCCATTTGGCCCTGCAAATACATCTCTGCCCAAGAGTCTCATAGCCAAGTGCAATAAACCAGTGCCTTCGAGGCCCTGCAAGACAGGCAGGCATTTCCTTGCTGGGGAGTAAGAAGAGGGCCTTAGCCACATCCAGGTGCAAAGTTCAAAGTAAGCCACACAgcctcccagccttcctcctctctgccatgACAAGGTGATCATCTTTGTGTAAATATCATAAAGGCTGGGGACAGCCCTCAGTGTTACTAAATCTAAAGTCTGTACTGGCCTTAATTCTTCAGCTTGTTAGAAAGGTGTCCAAATTGCATGTGATGCCTGTGGTCACAGTTGACAAATTCTGTAGTGGCTGGAGGTGAGGCTGCTGCAGCAATTTTGTCTACCAGTTTgtccagtagcaaggctgagcgTGTATTCCCAATTGGTGTGTATGCATACACAGATAAAATATACTCATTTGGCCACACAAACATGTTGGGATGCTAAATGCAGCAGGACTACCACACTGAAACCACATCTGCCTTTCACAGTGCCTGGAAGCTGTGAAACTGGAGAGGAGACACGAGATACACTTGCTCTAATCTCATTCCTCTCTTGGCTGCTTTGGGCTCTGCTAGACACAGGATACTGCACTTAACAGAGCTGTTTCCTCCCTCCATGTAACATTTCCCCATCAGCCAGAAGAAatatcttcctcctttctctaagGACTTGAGAGGTACTGCAGAAACTGGGCTGGCTTACTGGCTCCATCTGGGAAAGCTCACAGTacctatatagaatcatagaatgtgttgagttggaagagaccccacccccctgcagaaagcagggacgtctttaactagatcaaattgctcagagcctcatcaagcctggccttgaatgtctccagggatgggacctccatcccctctctgggcaacctgtgccagtgtctcaccaccctcatcgtaaagaactAATATATATGGgggagccctgcctgctctgccctcaAAACAGCCAACAGGCACCTTTCCTCCCCACTGGAGTTGTGGGGAAGGGGTGGGCATGGGGAAAAGGGCAGTATAGGAGCACCCCTGTACAGCTTTCCCAATGCTGCTGCAAACCCAGAGCACAGGCACTGTTGTTTAGCAAGAATGGATTTATGGTGTCagaacaaataaattatttttgcactgCCTTCCCTAGAGGTGTGCAGGGCTCACCTTGTTTCCCAGGGCTCAGATAAACCCTCACCTTCCCTGCTGGAGAAGGAGCTCTGTTGTCAGTGTGGTGCAATACAGTTACTACCAGGGACCACTGGGCACTTGGTCCATCACTGCCCTGAAGGACCCCAGCCTGCAGACAACTTGCTTTTTTTAAGTGagagcagccagagctgccaaAGAGTATTTCTTTCACATAGCATCCTCAGTCCTTACAGGACCGAATGGATCTAACTATAggaaagaataaaactgaagagcAAGGAACAGTGGAAACCCAAGAGCTGAAGCTGTTCCATCTGTGGCATGTTGAGAAATCAGTGTGAGGACTGAATGGGCTGTGATTATTATCTGCTACAACACCTGCATATTGCTGTGTAGAGAGCTTCCATTAATACTGTCTGGTTACAGTCATTACTGTCTGCTGTGCAAAATCAGGTTTTCATTTCAAGAAAGTTTAAATATTGCTTAGAAGGAGCCACAGCCCCAGTCATTTACTCCAGTCGTTAATTACTGCACTGGCAAATGTCTACATGTTCCTTCTTGTCTCAATGATCCTTATCCCCCAGCTATTCAGTCTTGTTGCACCTGTTTGTCAGGTAGTTATGGACAGAGTCACCTCTTCTCTCCTTTGTGTAGAAAGACTGAACAGCTCCAACCTGGTCACTTTACAAGCACATTTCCCTTGGCCTCTTCCCACATGTCTCCATGTCCGCCTGTTGCTCACATGAGTTTTTTCTCTCAGCTTGCTCCAGTTTATCAGTACCAGATTTATGAGCATTGCAGTACTGTCGGTATCAGTGCTGCACACAGAAACTAGCCCTACAGCCTCCTGTCAGTATCGCCACAGCTCTGTTAGTGCCTCTGCATAGGCTTCCCTGTGCTTGTGTGCAGACAAAAGCAAACCCTGCACCCAGGATCCTGATAAACAGCTGAAATCACTATGACTCATCTGTGCTCTTGAGTATTTATCATATCTCAGTCCTCCCCATCGCTTTTAGAGACTTACTCACAGAGAAGCAGTGCAGGGCCAAGCACTGATCCCCTGTGAAGACCATGAGTTCTCCTGTGTTGGGAGAAGACAGACCTGTCTGAGTCCACTGATGTGGCCTCTGCTTCATCCATGGGTTTCTTCATTTACTGTGATCTGTCAGCATGTCATTTTCTGCACCCTGCAGAGCTTTAGGGCATCAGCATCACTGTCCACAAAAcacacagcagcactgcagagtACTGCAAGCTAATCCACCAGGACCCCTGTACCATAATGTACAGCTGATTAACTCCAGTGATCTCCTTTCCATTCTTAGTCTAGGCTCATATAATTTCTCTTCACAGGAAGAGAAGGCAGCTGGAACCCTGTAATTACTCAGATAATCTCACTTACTCTTTTTCAGACTGAGCCCAATGCTCACATTTCCACCCCTCACCCATATCTTCTGGAACTGCTTCAGCATGCTGATAGTTCATGGAAACACCTGACAGTAGTTTTCAGGCAGTACCCTACAATGCACAGATGCATTATGCCCCAACGGAGAGGCGTTAATCTATCTCCTTGGAAACCTTTGTTTATTTGTGTCCATGTATATGTAACATTTCACTAGGATCATAAACTACTACTTCCCCAAGTACAGAGCAGAAATGCTACAGTTGTGGTGTGCTATAGCACTATTAATGATGCCTCAGCAGAATCGTAGAACAGACAAGGTTGGAAGGCTTCTCTTGGGACTGTCTCGTTCAATACTTGTCTCAAGCAAGGttagctagagcaggttgcccagggtggtGTCTAGTCAGGTTTTGACTCTCTCAAAGGATGGAGATGTTGCAACTTATCTGAGCAACTTGCTTCAGTATTCAACCACTGTCACAGTAAATACTCAGTTTCCTGTGCTACaggttgtgcccattgcctcatcctgccactgggcaccctGAGAATAGTCTGGTTCCCTCTTCTTTACTATCCCTGATCAAGGTtattttctccaggctgaacattcCCAGCTCTTCCAGCCTCTTTAAGTATGAAAGATGCTCTGGTCCCTTAACCAAGTCTTTGACCCTTGACTGGACTTGCTCCATTAACTGCATATCTTTCTGGTGTTGAGGAGCCCAGCACCAGACTTGGCTCTCTGGATGTTTCTCACCAGGGCTGATTAGACAGTAAGGATCACCACCttccacctgctggcaatgcttttcccaatgcagcccaggatgctgttggacaCCTCTCtgcaagggtgcattgctggctcacagcCAAGTTGCAGTTCACCAGGACTCCATGTCCTTCTCTACAAAACTGCttcccagcagcttctccaggctgatcaatCCCAGGTCTCTCAGTTTCTTCTCACATGACAGAAGCTCCAGTCACTTAATCAAATGTTTGGCCCTTTGCTGGCCCAGTAAGTCCATGTCTCCTTCATATTggcgagcccagaactgggcacaatactccagatgtggcctcactagtgCTAAGTAGAGGGTAAGTATCACCTCCTGCTGACAAcgctctgcctaatgcagcccaggatgttggTGGCCTTCTTTATCATGAGGTTGtgttgctggctcatgatcaGCTTGGTATCCACCAGGACTCCTACCTCCCAcaccaggtctttttctgcagggctgctttccagttgGTCAGCCTCAGTGTGTACTGGTggatggggttattcctccctggATGCAGGActtcacatttccttttgttgaacttcacaaggttcccctttgcccatttctccagcctgttgaggttcCTCTGAATGGCAACATAGCCATCTTCtctatcagccactcctccctgTATCACAAACTGGCTGTGGGTGCTCTCTGCCCTGTCTTCCAGGCTTTTTGTTAAGGCTAAACTGTATTGGCCCCAGTATCAACCCCTGTGGTGCATCACCAGTGACTGGCCTCCAGTTGGACTTCATGACAGTGACGATAATCCTCTGGGACCAGCTGTTAAGGTGACTTCCAGTTCATCTCACTGTACGCTTATCTAGCCAGTACTTTGTCAGCTTGtctgtgaggatgttatgggagacagtgtcaacaGCCTTAGTAAAGTTGAGATAaaaaacatccactgctctcccctcatccacacAGCCAGTCATCTCACTGTACAAAGCTGTTAGGTTGGGTGAGCATTTCTCCTTTGCTGACTGCTCCTGCTCACCttgttgtccttcatgtgcctggaaatgatGTCCAGGATTAgttgttccatgaccttcccagggaTCAAAGTGAGACTGAAAGCGCTGGAGTTCCCTGGATTCTCATGCCGTTCTTCAAGATGGGAGTGACATTTGGTCTCTTTCAGTCCTCAGGAGCCTCTTGGAATTGCCATGGCCTTTTAAGGATAGCCAAGAATGGCCTTGCAATGAAAACAGCCTGCTCCCTCAGCACTTATTTGTGCATCTCATCAGTCCCATGCACTTTTGTGTGTCTGACCTACTTAATGTTCCCTAACCAAGTCCTCCTCCACTGAAGGTAAATCTTCCTTGCTCTAGACTTTACCTCTGGTCTCAGGGCTGAAGCCTGGTCTTACCAGTAAAGAGTGAGGCGAAAAAGGGATCAAATACCTTGGCCTTTTCCATATCCTTTGTCACCAAGTCTCCTACCCCATCCAGCAGCAGGCCCACGTTTTCCCTAACCTTCCCTTTGCTGCTAATGTACTTGTAGAATCCATTCTTTTTGCGCTTCACATCTCTCACCAAACTCAGTTCCAGCttggctttggctttcctaaccccatccctgcacactAGGAGAAAATCAACTTTACTTGTTTGATTGTTTGCAGAACATAGCCTTAAAGTTAAAATATTGTCTCCTGCAATTTTGGAGATTCCCAAGTTAGGTCCCAGGAGTGCTGCTTCACATGCTACTCAGCTCCAGCCCCATAACAATGCAACCCCCTACTCCAGTACAGACCAGTGTCTGAGATTCTCTTCTACCATGTGATAGTTGGTAGCAGAGATCAACTTGTATGCCAGCTTGGGCTTTACTGAAGAAATGTATTGGTTGGAAAGGTGTCGGGAATGACCTAGTGTCACTTTAGAGAGCCGTTGTAGGGCTTTCCTGCTTTTCATGCCCTTTTGGCAAAGAAGTCCAATGGCATCCAGGTCACCACTgggaagagcattgccagcagctTGAGGGAAGTCCCCTGTCTACATCTGAAagagctgtgtccagttctaggctcctcagtacaaaaaggacatggacaTATTAGTGTAAGTCCACTTAAGAGCCACTAAGACAATTACGGGAATGGAGCATTTGTCATGCCAGCTgatgctgaaagagctgggactgttcaccctcaagaaggctcagagggatttTATCCATATGTATACATGCCTAGTGGCATAGGGGGACTATAGAAAGGGAAGCACCTCAATTTGTTACTGCTGCTATATAACATCGGGACAGATGACATGGATTCATTTTGTCCCTTCAGTTTAGCATTTACTGAGGCAGCCTTGTGAGGGTGAGAACACTGTAATTCATAGATGAAAACCAGTTTACAGGAGTTAAGAGTTGTAGGGAGATGGGTTTATAGAATGGACTTAATGGGGGTGAAGAACAGATGTGGCAAGAGTAAGACCGCACAGCCGACTTCTCCAAATATTGCCCTCCTGGTTTCTCCCTATTTGTGCCTTGTTCTGTCCTTACTCATTGCTGGGCTGCACGCTGCAGCTCTGGTGCTGACTGGCAGTAGAGGTGGACAAATGATTCTCACTGCTTGCATGAAAAAAGTGtctctctgttttatttccttccagcCAATCCTTTGGGTATTCTTATAGCAAACGTGCTGTCACCTGCACTAGTTCCTGAAGGAAAGCACATCCCACTGATggtaaataaaaactgttttaatcAGACAGCTGGACTGTTTATTAGTTATCcagctaatttatttatttggaggCAGTGGAGCTGAAAAGACTAGTAACGTGTCTTTACTTTGTGTTGTGTAGCTGGGTGTTTATGCCGTCCCAGCAGTAACAGCCTGTGCTCTAGCAACTCTGGGGATTCATGAGAAGGTTCCTCCAACGCCTCCTTCGGCCAGTGCCACTAACTCCACCTCCAAGCCATTCCTCATAGGGCTCAAGATGGTAAGTGCGATAGCATAAAGATACACCGGTGCTGGAGTGAGGGGTGCAGCCCTGACAGACAGGGATATGCTGGGGAATCTGCTGACAAAGCAGGCTATGAACTCCACTACACCAAACCCGGCACGGAAAGCCCCCTGAAGGAGACCAGGACCCCTTCCTTCCTCAGGGAGTGGAAGCTGCTTGTAGCAAAGCTGCAAGCAACGGTATCTGACTGTTCAGCTGTGGGCTGGTTGCCATTCAGCTAGATCAGACAGGCACGTCTGGGCTAATCCAAGAGGACCACGCAGCCTGAGCCTTCTGAGCAGGTGTGGTAACAGGTAGGACAGCACAAGGCAAAGTGAAGGAATTTGGGCACTGAAGAGATCCTTCCTCCCTACATGGTCCCCATTTTAACTTGTCCTCTGGCTGAACTGACAGGAGAGAGAGCCAGACCCCTCTAATGATCACAGGGTTGCCCTGTCAATATTTCCAACTGAGGGGTCAGAGCTACTGACCCTCAAGCCTACTGTCACAGGCAGGTCTTCTCCCCCACTCCACTTGTTTAAAtgataattaatttctttctctagCTCCTGAGAAACAAGCCGTACATCATCCTGGCAGTGTGCTTTGGAGGAGGAATTGGCATGTTCACCTGCTTTTCAGCTCTGCTAGAACAGATCCTTTGTGAAAAGGGGTATTCAAATGTGagtctccttcctttcctccccattgTCCACATCATCTCTGATACAATCAAAATGACTTTCCCTGATAAGAGACTCAGACCAAAATGAAGACAGTTGAATATGCTGCACTGTCTTGTATCTTATTTGCTCACATTATCTAATATAGATTAAGTGGTACATTTACCCAGAGCACAGTCAATCTCTCAGTAGAATAGATGATCTGCATTTTCATTACTGCCCGTGGCCAGGCTCCCACTTGCAAATGAAAAACCCTTACTACTCAAACACTTCTTAGAAAAAAAGAGTATTGCGTTTTTTCTGAGCCACTCCAGAGCACTGATGTCTATGCACTATGTCTATGATGTCTATCTAACACCTTCCCCAGAGTAGGATGGGGCCCAGGCAAGCCCTAGAGTGAAGCTGAAGGCAGGCTCATGCAAGTACCTTTTTCTCTTTGCACAGTCTTGCATGAAGCCAGGGCAGCAGAGGAAGTCACTGTGACAGCTATTTCCCCATCCTTCCGACACTGGCCAGGTGCTGCTTTTACAGTTGAGCACAGCAGCACGGCTGGTTCCTCCCTGCAATAGCAAGGGGCTGCCCCAGTTCCCGCGTTTACCCTCAGGCAGGCAGCACTTCAGTCCTGCTGCTTGTATCCCCGTGGAGGTCCTCTTAAAACGCCTCTTCAGCTGTCGTGTATGCACGCCTACACCTCTGGTCTCTGTCCACTCCCTCTCAGCTCCCATGTGTGATACCTGATTCAATGCTGCATAGCCACATCATGTTTGCACACTCCATTAGCTTTTAACCGGAAACCTTTTAAACTTTGGAGCCTTGCTTTCTGTGCATCATGATGCTTTTGTCTGTGTGTGACTGGCTTGCCCTGTCCTGTTAGCCCGCAGAAGCTATTCCAGATACCCTTTCCTTCCAGTCTGCCCCTGAGGCTCCCAGAAAAGTTTAGCCATGTTTGTTAAAACTTCACTGCTTTCAATATTGatgtttgcatttgaattctTATAGAGTTGAAGGAGTGGGACACGCAAAGGTAGTCACTGCCCACAACAGAGCATGTACGCTATCCTAACTACTGATCATTGCCTCTCTAATTAGATGTCCTTGCTACAGCCAGGTAGCTACTGTGCCTCATCTAGCATGCTTTGGGGCTGCCAGCCTTATGGAAGGCATTCTGCCAGTGCAGGTCCCTGGTCCCTGGTAAGAAAAGGGCGAGGAGCATGATTATAAACAGGAGCAGATCCCAAGGCAGTTGGACCTGTTACCACCAGTGTGGACAAGGCACCTGATTGCCCCTGTAGGAGCCATGAACAGTCTCATGCCCAGGCTGGAGCATTTAACACCAGGgaattgctgctgctgtgctcccaGCTTCCCTTGTCAGGTGTGCAGAGACTTGCCATCCATTGAGACTTCGGGAGTGCTGTGACCCTGCTGTCTCCACACACTTTTAACAGCAGCTGGGCCCCATTATTTGCTACTCAGAGCCCTGTGCAGGTTTCAGCTACTGCAACGGGCAGGGAAGCTTTTCCTACCTCAGTGAGTGACCCACTAGCAGCAGGCAGATGAGTTGGTGACATTAAAACCTCTTTCCTAACTGCTGTAGTTGCTCAGTTACTTGTTCTTCTGCCCTCCAGGAATTTGCTGGCCTGAATGGTGCACTGTTCACGGTGTGTGGTTTGTTGGGTGCTTTCCTGCTAGGCCTGTATGTCGACCGGACAAGGAAGTTCATAGAGTCCACCAAGATTTGTTTCTGTCTTTGTGCCCTTGCCAGCATTGTGTTTGCAGTGGTGAGTTCTCCCTTGCATTGCACTATGGGCTTTGTTCTGTTGCCATACGATAAATCATCAACTCAAACCAAGGTCATTTGATGtcatagtatttatttttaagccatGTGTTATGTTTTGGGATTATGTCTCTGGGctagaaatgttttaaagaaataccCTTTACCGAGGATTTCACAGTCACTGTGGAGCCTGAGACAGActgatttatttatataaataaattggCATAATTTTACTTCCTTACATTGGATCACCATGTTTACTGGCCCCAAGACcattttctccaaaaataaatggaattgcCAAATATCCATCTTATAAAAATGAATAAGAATGCCATAGTTTTCCCACCACCTGCCTTTAACAGGTGGTGGATGCCAGGAGTGTAGGATTAGCAAAAAAGACCTAGTTACGTGCCTAGTTCTCCAGTAGTTCCTCAAGGAGGACACGACAGGGGAGATGCAGAAAAAGGTGGAGGCTTGAATCCAGCCAGGAGAGGAATGCAGAATGTGGAGACTTTACACCCATGAAGCTGGAGTGCAAGGACTGCACTGAAGCATCGTCATTGCCAATGGGAGCCATCACTCATCAGGAACCTAGGCATGGGGCACAGGACTCCTAGCACAGCAGGGGACCTAGGCTGGTGCAGGTCTCTGCTTTCCCAACAGGCTTGTGTTGTGCATTTCTCCTGTGTGTTGAAAAATCCAGACTTTCAATACGGCATGACCACACCTCCCCCTGGGCCAAGATCCCAGTGACATTATCTCCACTTTGAAGAGACAGACAGATGCAATGCCTAAAGCAAGGTGCCTGAAGGAGTAGGACAAGGTGCCTAAAGCAGACTTTGCATTTCACCCTTTAGTACTCTGCCATTTGTTGGCAGGATGGTCTGAATACAAGTCAGCGTGCCTGGGCCCAAGTAAAGCAATGAGTAGGCAAGAGGCTGTGTCAGGAGCAACAAGCaaaccttttcttcctccccctccctccatcccctttATCCCATACAGATGAACTACTAGTTCAGAGTAGTAAAACCAAAAACACCCATTTAAATCTGCTTGATGGCTTGATGCTTTCAACTCAGATTTCAGACACAcagagttttcctttttttccagattttacCAGTTTAGCTGGGCCAGGCCTGCTGCAGCCATGCCAAGGCAGACACCCTGTGTTCCTCTGTGGAGTTTATTACATGGTTAAGGAAGGAGGTACCAGCACTGTGGCTGCAGGATTTGTGCCCTTGACTTTGCTAGTGTTAGCTGGACAAGCCCATGGTCTTTCCTCCAGAGTTAAGGACAAGGCTGTTCTAGGCACTAAACTAATCTCCAGGGTTTGTGAATGTTTCAggtagttttttgtttgttttgtttgtggggttttttgtagtaAAACTGCAATGTTACAAACATGAGACCGACAAAATAAGGAATAGTTTTCCTTATCGATGAGCTGCAGCAACACAGGGAATTCTCATATGTAACCCAATGCAAACACCACTTCTGAAATGTTAGCTTGCATTGGGAGGAAGGTGTGCGTTTCACTTTGTGCTGGAGATATGCTGAGCGCAGTCCTGCTAAGTTACTGACCAGGAAGTCAAGTCACAGTAATACGATCACACCAATGCTTTTCAGGTAATTCTGCTGATACTCTCTCTCCTTGCTTAAATTAAATAGATAAATTTCTTTTGTGTAGCCATTTGTTGACTCTAGAGGGTTGGAGGTAAAAGAGGGAAGGTATTGGTGAGAACAGTGAGCCCTTGGGACTTCTTGCAGGTAATGGGTTCAGAGATTCCCTGTGCAGCAGTGCTGACGCTGaaattttgttgttgcttttctgcCTGCAGACATCTCGGTTCAGACATCAGACCGTTCTGCTGGCCATCACCAGCTCATTCTTTGGTTTCTTCGGTTTTGCGATCTACCCCATTGCCATGGAGCTGGCTGTGGAGTGCTCCTACCCTGTGGGAGAGGGCACATCTACAGGCCTGATTTTTGTTGCA
Encoded proteins:
- the SLC49A3 gene encoding solute carrier family 49 member A3 isoform X1, coding for MEGAEAASLLGERGLGRLAQFKTYRRRWFLLAAVCLLNCSNAMLWLTFAPVADKTAAYFHISLEMVNWLSIVYLLISIPFGLVATWVLDSVGLRCAVILSAWLNMTGSIIRIFSVLKFLSLGSQSYWYLFIGQCLCALAQPLIIFSPTKLAALWFPDHQRATANMIASMSNPLGILIANVLSPALVPEGKHIPLMLGVYAVPAVTACALATLGIHEKVPPTPPSASATNSTSKPFLIGLKMLLRNKPYIILAVCFGGGIGMFTCFSALLEQILCEKGYSNEFAGLNGALFTVCGLLGAFLLGLYVDRTRKFIESTKICFCLCALASIVFAVTSRFRHQTVLLAITSSFFGFFGFAIYPIAMELAVECSYPVGEGTSTGLIFVASQIEGVILMILLQALTVRVSEDPSSTCALDQSGALDWTTPVLVLAGLCSAMACLYVIFFHTDYKRLHAEANNGDLDKAEDTDVPEA
- the SLC49A3 gene encoding solute carrier family 49 member A3 isoform X2, producing the protein MEGAEAASLLGERGLGRLAQFKTYRRRWFLLAAVCLLNCSNAMLWLTFAPVADKTAAYFHISLEMVNWLSIVYLLISIPFGLVATWVLDSVGLRCAVILSAWLNMTGSIIRIFSVLKFLSLGSQSYWYLFIGQCLCALAQPLIIFSPTKLAALWFPDHQRATANMIASMSNPLGILIANVLSPALVPEGKHIPLMLGVYAVPAVTACALATLGIHEKVPPTPPSASATNSTSKPFLIGLKMLLRNKPYIILAVCFGGGIGMFTCFSALLEQILCEKGYSNTSRFRHQTVLLAITSSFFGFFGFAIYPIAMELAVECSYPVGEGTSTGLIFVASQIEGVILMILLQALTVRVSEDPSSTCALDQSGALDWTTPVLVLAGLCSAMACLYVIFFHTDYKRLHAEANNGDLDKAEDTDVPEA
- the SLC49A3 gene encoding solute carrier family 49 member A3 isoform X3 — encoded protein: MEGAEAASLLGERGLGRLAQFKTYRRRWFLLAAVCLLNCSNAMLWLTFAPVADKTAAYFHISLEMVNWLSIVYLLISIPFGLVATWVLDSVGLRCAVILSAWLNMTGSIIRIFSVLKFLSLGSQSYWYLFIGQCLCALAQPLIIFSPTKLAALWFPDHQRATANMIASMSNPLGILIANVLSPALVPEGKHIPLMLGVYAVPAVTACALATLGIHEKVPPTPPSASATNSTSKPFLIGLKMLLRNKPYIILAVCFGGGIGMFTCFSALLEQILCEKGYSNEFAGLNGALFTVCGLLGAFLLGLYVDRTRKFIESTKICFCLCALASIVFAVTSRFRHQTVLLAITSSFFGFFGFAIYPIAMELAVECSYPVGEGTSTGLIFVASSGTGAGWPLQCYGLFVRHLLPY